The following proteins are co-located in the Methanobrevibacter sp. TMH8 genome:
- a CDS encoding proteasome-activating nucleotidase, producing the protein MENSQSLLNKIEDLKKEVRMLKEENTKTKRNLMWKVRKLEKDKVLTENEKIRLERETKSLRGEVERFRSPPLVLATIMEILDENRMTVKSSTGPHFVINYSKFLDEKLLVPGSRVALNQQTFSVVDVLPAEKDPNVSGMEIEEKPNVTYDSIGGLEEQVMEVKETVELPLKKPELFEKIGIEPPKGVLLYGPPGTGKTLLAKAVASETNATFIKIVASEFVKKYIGEGARMVREVFDLAKEKAPSIIFIDEIDAVAAKRLKSSTSGDREVQRTLMQLLAELDGFESRGDIGIVGATNRPDILDPALLRPGRFDRFIEVPIPNEDGRKEILKIHTSKMSLSEEADIDLLATLTEGVSGADLKAICTEAGMFAIREERDEVLVADFMDAVDKIMGVEHDEEYKKEAGVMFG; encoded by the coding sequence ATGGAAAATTCTCAATCCCTTCTTAATAAGATTGAAGATCTTAAAAAAGAAGTAAGAATGCTAAAAGAAGAAAATACAAAAACTAAGAGGAATCTTATGTGGAAGGTTAGAAAACTTGAAAAAGATAAAGTTCTAACTGAAAACGAAAAAATTCGTCTTGAAAGAGAGACAAAGTCTCTCAGAGGAGAAGTTGAAAGATTTAGGTCTCCTCCATTAGTCCTAGCTACTATTATGGAAATTCTTGATGAAAATAGAATGACTGTAAAAAGTAGTACTGGTCCTCATTTCGTAATTAATTATTCAAAATTCTTAGATGAAAAGTTATTGGTACCAGGTTCAAGAGTTGCATTAAATCAACAAACATTTAGTGTTGTTGATGTGCTTCCTGCTGAAAAAGATCCAAATGTATCTGGTATGGAAATCGAAGAAAAACCAAATGTTACATATGATTCTATTGGTGGACTTGAAGAACAAGTAATGGAAGTTAAAGAAACTGTTGAACTTCCTCTTAAAAAGCCAGAATTATTTGAAAAAATTGGTATTGAACCACCAAAAGGAGTCCTTCTTTATGGACCTCCTGGAACTGGTAAAACATTACTTGCTAAAGCTGTTGCTAGTGAAACAAATGCAACATTTATTAAAATTGTTGCTTCTGAATTTGTTAAAAAATACATTGGTGAAGGAGCGAGGATGGTTAGAGAAGTCTTTGATTTAGCTAAAGAAAAAGCTCCAAGTATTATTTTCATCGATGAAATTGATGCTGTTGCTGCAAAAAGACTTAAAAGTTCTACTAGTGGTGATAGGGAAGTACAACGTACTTTGATGCAATTACTTGCAGAACTTGATGGATTTGAATCTAGAGGAGATATTGGTATTGTAGGTGCTACAAATAGGCCAGATATTCTTGATCCTGCACTTTTAAGACCAGGAAGATTTGATAGGTTCATTGAAGTTCCTATTCCAAACGAGGATGGTAGAAAAGAAATTTTAAAAATCCATACTTCTAAAATGTCTTTATCTGAAGAAGCTGATATTGATCTTCTTGCAACCCTTACTGAAGGTGTTTCTGGTGCAGATTTAAAAGCTATTTGTACTGAAGCTGGAATGTTCGCAATAAGGGAAGAAAGAGATGAAGTTCTTGTAGCTGACTTCATGGACGCTGTTGATAAAATCATGGGCGTTGAACACGATGAAGAATACAAAAAAGAAGCTGGAGTAATGTTTGGTTAA
- a CDS encoding UPF0280 family protein encodes MSIDTLFKNMLYKKRIEIEETKINLVSDINTGNSNYNEKEKSNNKKILDNGKIIDNNGILENKESLENFIIKERNHVKQYIKNNPLFAKTLKPYKIKKDENIDEIPEIIKLMVNGSKIANVGPTATLAGTIAELSLDYLVEKGSNYSIIDNGGDIAFLNNYNKEKVIFGIYAGKSPLSGKIGFEFDFKKKNQKFGVCSSSGSVGYSLSYGRSDSVTIISNQASISDGLATSIGNEVNGKKDEDAVENGLIAAEKFKEHYTGALIIVGESVGTIGKLPKIVETENKMNLNDFEGE; translated from the coding sequence ATGAGTATCGATACATTATTTAAAAATATGTTATATAAAAAACGAATAGAAATTGAAGAAACTAAAATAAATCTAGTTTCAGATATCAATACTGGAAATAGTAATTATAATGAGAAAGAAAAGTCAAATAACAAAAAAATATTAGATAATGGGAAAATTATAGATAATAATGGAATATTAGAAAATAAAGAAAGTTTAGAAAATTTCATAATCAAAGAAAGAAATCATGTGAAACAATATATTAAAAACAATCCATTATTTGCAAAGACTTTAAAACCTTACAAAATCAAAAAAGATGAAAACATAGATGAAATCCCTGAAATTATCAAACTAATGGTAAATGGATCAAAAATTGCTAATGTAGGGCCAACAGCTACATTAGCTGGAACAATAGCTGAACTTTCACTTGATTATTTAGTTGAAAAAGGATCTAATTATTCAATCATAGATAATGGAGGAGACATAGCTTTTTTAAATAATTATAATAAAGAAAAAGTTATTTTTGGTATTTATGCAGGAAAGTCTCCCCTAAGTGGTAAAATTGGTTTTGAATTTGATTTTAAGAAAAAGAATCAAAAATTTGGAGTATGTTCTTCATCTGGTTCTGTAGGATATTCTCTTAGCTATGGAAGGTCTGATAGTGTGACAATAATATCTAACCAAGCTAGTATATCTGATGGATTAGCTACATCAATAGGCAATGAAGTTAATGGAAAAAAAGACGAAGATGCTGTTGAAAATGGATTAATCGCAGCAGAAAAATTCAAAGAACATTATACAGGAGCTTTAATTATTGTGGGAGAATCAGTCGGTACTATAGGAAAACTTCCAAAAATAGTTGAAACTGAAAATAAGATGAATTTAAATGATTTTGAAGGCGAATAA
- a CDS encoding PH domain-containing protein: MFNRGDEKITNENIIIKGRPNLFLSCKKVFVLLIILGALSYTAPIVINYISEMQVQLVRVVNLPLTGLATIITFLLTFLIIIWIIWTLVSWTAKEYIISDHRITYKSGIILKKTIHMPYAKIQDIIVSQGILGKIASVGTVTAFSGFDDSKLELKNISKPYNVEETIFEEINKLNYPYPGQGIPMNQGFNGPNFNNISHTNDNQGIYDNHEYYDDHNGFNNYNNYNNNYPRNNFNNDPRYPKNNFNNLFDENYQNNNNQNNNIRNEVNFGYPNDSNRNPNARIKDNYLSQNGNDAEHKKVYGPINNNDFPFLNKDKNNVNDYVENPEEYRNSSTFLGNNSDNKENNVQSTSDNNNGNTNDNIDENNDDRNYRDNRNNLNNKNSTIDDGYIVDENDYFDQTMNRAMNNLDDGLKFMHNNNNNNNKNDNINNNHDDYNQKNINQQRNQYDNQYSSDQHNNNNNNQYNNDQYNNNQYNSNQQNNDQYATEYNKNDQYNNNQYNNDQFDNQYNNQQYNNKNDEFNQNNAQQNVKQNYNPQNYQKNQNYNQQQYVNQNENQNKNVNYKKPETKEDKSRAVLERHFKKFKK; encoded by the coding sequence ATGTTTAATAGAGGCGATGAAAAAATAACTAATGAAAATATAATCATTAAAGGAAGACCAAATCTTTTTCTTAGTTGTAAAAAGGTTTTTGTTTTACTTATTATTTTAGGGGCTCTGTCTTATACAGCTCCTATTGTAATAAATTATATTAGTGAGATGCAAGTTCAGTTAGTTAGAGTTGTGAACTTACCATTGACTGGACTTGCTACAATTATTACATTTTTATTGACATTTTTAATTATTATTTGGATTATCTGGACATTGGTCTCTTGGACAGCTAAGGAATATATTATTTCTGATCATAGAATAACTTATAAATCTGGAATTATCTTAAAAAAAACGATTCATATGCCTTATGCTAAAATTCAGGATATTATTGTATCTCAAGGAATTTTAGGTAAAATTGCCTCAGTTGGAACAGTCACTGCTTTCAGTGGCTTTGATGATTCTAAATTAGAACTGAAAAATATTTCTAAACCTTACAATGTTGAAGAAACTATTTTTGAAGAAATAAATAAATTGAATTATCCTTATCCTGGTCAAGGTATTCCAATGAACCAAGGATTTAACGGTCCTAATTTTAATAATATTTCTCATACTAATGATAATCAAGGTATTTATGATAATCATGAATATTATGATGATCATAATGGATTTAATAATTATAATAATTATAATAATAATTATCCTAGAAATAACTTTAATAATGATCCTAGATATCCTAAAAATAATTTCAATAATCTTTTTGATGAAAACTATCAAAATAACAATAATCAAAACAATAACATCAGAAATGAAGTAAATTTTGGATATCCAAATGATTCTAACAGAAACCCTAATGCTAGAATAAAAGACAATTATTTATCACAGAATGGAAATGATGCAGAACATAAAAAAGTTTATGGTCCAATTAATAATAATGATTTTCCATTTTTGAATAAAGATAAAAATAATGTAAATGATTATGTTGAAAATCCTGAAGAATATAGGAATTCTTCAACATTTTTAGGAAATAACTCTGATAATAAAGAGAATAACGTTCAATCAACATCTGATAATAATAATGGCAATACTAATGATAATATTGATGAGAATAATGATGATAGGAATTATAGGGATAACAGAAATAATTTAAATAATAAGAATTCTACAATTGATGATGGCTATATTGTTGATGAAAACGATTATTTTGATCAAACTATGAACCGAGCTATGAATAATTTAGATGATGGTTTGAAGTTTATGCATAATAATAATAATAATAATAATAAAAACGATAATATAAACAATAATCATGATGATTATAATCAAAAAAACATTAATCAACAAAGAAACCAATATGATAATCAATATAGTTCTGATCAACATAATAATAACAATAATAATCAATACAATAACGATCAATACAATAATAATCAATATAATAGTAATCAACAAAATAATGATCAATATGCTACTGAATATAATAAAAATGATCAATATAATAATAACCAGTATAATAACGATCAATTTGATAATCAATATAATAATCAACAGTATAATAATAAAAATGATGAGTTTAATCAAAATAATGCTCAACAAAATGTTAAACAGAACTATAATCCTCAAAATTACCAGAAAAATCAGAATTATAATCAACAACAATATGTTAATCAGAATGAAAATCAGAATAAAAATGTTAATTATAAAAAACCTGAAACAAAAGAAGATAAATCTCGTGCTGTCTTAGAAAGACATTTTAAGAAATTTAAGAAATAG
- a CDS encoding FAD-dependent monooxygenase, translating to MTFDYDVAIVGAGPIGSTLAYKIANCGYSVVMLEKKKKVGVPLQCAGIVSKKLRDFNEIPDELILNEAKGAYLYSVNHSLKVEKDETEALIIDRVAYDQFLVKKAIDAGAKLFNKYKVIEVNSKTGLVKCQNNEEIHAKVIVGADGSKSFISGLFNKEFKYFNASQYLIKTDTSFDFNNNDIRRGNSTNNTNNKNNCSNSDNNYNNNPRIDFVDIFAISKILPGFLWCIPTSKNRYRIGLFSNNNYKDQKKVLNEFLDNDNRFNNCTVLERYHGKIPIFEKNKKLVNERIILIGDAASQLKPTTGGGLIIGFDTCNIAKDAIIKFLDKTNEDNNKNENNNLDLLKDYEKNFKKKYSKELSYQLKVQKTIEILSDEDLDYMFTKLKDKNAEEIISKYGDMDKQSVLVKEFIKRGLIFSIIPKVFFRKLINIWSI from the coding sequence ATGACTTTTGATTATGATGTAGCTATTGTTGGTGCAGGGCCAATTGGTTCAACATTGGCCTATAAAATTGCTAATTGTGGATATAGCGTTGTAATGTTGGAGAAGAAAAAAAAAGTTGGAGTTCCTCTTCAATGTGCAGGAATTGTTAGTAAAAAGTTAAGAGATTTTAATGAAATTCCTGATGAATTAATTTTAAATGAAGCTAAAGGAGCCTATTTATACTCAGTTAATCACTCTTTAAAGGTTGAAAAAGATGAAACTGAAGCTTTAATAATTGATAGGGTAGCTTATGATCAATTTTTAGTTAAAAAAGCTATAGATGCAGGGGCTAAATTGTTTAATAAATATAAGGTTATTGAAGTTAATTCTAAAACTGGGCTAGTTAAATGCCAAAATAACGAAGAAATTCATGCAAAAGTTATTGTTGGTGCTGATGGTTCTAAATCATTCATTTCTGGATTATTTAATAAAGAATTTAAATATTTCAATGCTTCACAATATTTGATTAAGACTGATACTTCTTTTGATTTTAATAATAATGATATTAGAAGGGGTAATAGTACTAATAATACTAATAATAAAAATAATTGTAGTAATAGTGATAATAATTATAATAATAATCCACGAATCGATTTTGTAGATATTTTTGCTATTTCAAAGATTTTACCTGGTTTCCTATGGTGTATTCCAACTTCAAAAAATAGGTATAGGATAGGATTATTTTCAAATAATAATTATAAAGATCAAAAAAAGGTATTAAATGAATTTTTAGATAATGATAATAGATTTAATAACTGTACTGTTCTTGAAAGATATCATGGAAAAATTCCTATTTTTGAAAAGAATAAAAAACTTGTTAATGAAAGGATTATTCTTATTGGTGATGCAGCATCACAACTAAAACCTACTACTGGGGGAGGACTCATTATTGGTTTTGATACTTGTAATATAGCTAAAGATGCTATTATAAAATTTTTAGATAAAACTAATGAGGATAATAATAAAAATGAAAATAATAATTTAGATTTATTAAAAGATTATGAAAAAAATTTCAAGAAAAAATATTCTAAAGAGCTTAGTTATCAACTTAAAGTTCAAAAAACGATTGAAATACTTTCTGATGAAGATTTAGATTATATGTTCACTAAACTTAAGGATAAAAATGCTGAAGAAATTATCTCTAAATATGGAGATATGGATAAACAGTCTGTATTAGTAAAAGAATTCATAAAGAGAGGGTTAATTTTTTCAATCATTCCAAAAGTTTTTTTCAGAAAATTAATAAATATATGGTCTATTTAA
- the afpA gene encoding archaeoflavoprotein AfpA, protein MKPKKIAWGITGAGEKIEKTYETMVDIQEKYRDQVDIRVFVSNAGKQVLKFYRLYKKIQENFQHVSFEVNSNAPFLAGDVQLHKYEFLLIAPCTSNTVAKLASRIGDTMITNAVIMGQKSRVPIHIMPVDFKEGVTVTKIPNGDDLILELTEEDIDCVRKVSKMKNTHVFEATDKIYDVFEKYVK, encoded by the coding sequence ATGAAACCAAAAAAGATAGCTTGGGGAATTACTGGAGCTGGAGAAAAAATAGAAAAAACTTATGAAACAATGGTTGATATTCAAGAAAAATATAGAGACCAAGTTGATATAAGGGTTTTTGTTTCAAATGCTGGAAAACAGGTTTTAAAGTTTTATAGATTATACAAAAAAATCCAAGAAAATTTTCAGCATGTTTCTTTTGAAGTAAACTCAAATGCTCCATTTTTAGCAGGAGATGTTCAGTTACATAAGTATGAATTCTTACTAATTGCCCCTTGTACTTCTAACACAGTAGCTAAACTTGCAAGTAGAATTGGTGATACTATGATAACTAACGCGGTTATTATGGGACAAAAATCTAGAGTTCCTATTCACATAATGCCTGTTGATTTTAAAGAAGGAGTTACTGTTACTAAAATTCCTAACGGTGATGATTTAATCCTTGAATTAACTGAAGAGGATATTGATTGCGTTAGAAAGGTATCTAAAATGAAAAATACTCATGTATTTGAAGCTACTGATAAAATATATGATGTATTTGAAAAATATGTTAAATAA